The following is a genomic window from Spirochaetota bacterium.
GGGGATGATGATTATGATTTATTTAATGAAATCTTCACGTTCTAGTCCTTTTTCCAAGTTGTGGAGGATGGAGAAATAGTTGTTACCCTCACCCGCGCTCAGCGCACCCTCTCCCATTAAGCATGTAAAAAAGGAGAGGGTTCTGTTGCAAATTATTCTCCCCCTCTCCTTTCTGCTTTTTATAAATGGGAGAGGGGGCCGGGGGGTGAGGGCAGAAGACCCTGGAAGAATATTAATGATTTGACACCACGCCTCGGAACGCTACAATATGCGACATAATTGCCCATGAAACGCGTTCTCCTTATCACATCAAAGAACCACCTCTACCGGGAGGCCCTCGTAAAAAGGGGATACACGGTGGTCGAATACAATCTCCCGGTGTCGGCCGGCGCCATCAGGGAAATCGAAGATCTGCCCTCATGCGTCGCGTCAATAACCGAAGTGATGGACGGGAGCGTTGAGAACAGGAGGGACCTGTACCGGGCCCTCAAGGCCAGGGGACAGATCATATGCTGCGCAGGATCAACGGCCCTGTCCGACGATATGAAATCCTTTCTGCTGGACCATGGCATATCCGATGTTTTGACCGGGCAGAGCGAGAGCCGCCTTGTTCCCTATCTCGCTATAATCGGCGACGGGGCGGACAAAGCGGCCGGATCCTTTATAATCCTTGATGACGACGGAGCCGACAGGGACGTGCTCCACGCCATCGTGGCCCGTTTCGGGTACCATGTCGTCTTCGTTAAAACCGCGGAGGATCTTCTGGCAAAAGCGATGGAGCCGGGAGTCAGTTTCATCCTGGTCAACCTCGGCGCGAGGACCCTCGATCTCAACGGCATGGTGCGCAGGTATTATGGGAACAGCGCGGTCCGGAGCATCCCGGTCCTCGCCTATAAGGACATGAGGGAGGGGGTCTTTGTCCATGAGCTGGTGGGCGGCCTGAACAGGCTCACCAGGTATATCCTGAGCAGGGAAGAGCTGTTCAGCCTGCTGGTGGACCTCCTCTACAGGAAAGAGGTGATACCCCTTGTGGCGGCCCTGAGGAACCTGACTGATTTTGACGCCAATGTCTGCTATGACACCGAGACGCTGAGCCAGGCCTTTTTCCAGTGCGAAAAGAACATATTCGGGCAGAAGGACCTGCAGGATGATGATACCCTGGCGATGATGATGAAGTCGGTGCAGGGATTGAACAGGGTGATACTGAAGGCGGAGGGCCTTAAATGGCTCAGGATGAACATCAGCCGGAAGGACATCAATACTGCGGGAAGGGAGGGATGAGGTCGTGTCCCATGTCAAGGGTTCCCTTCTTCATCGTTGAAATTACCTGCAGTGAGATGGATTGCCGATAGATCTCCTTCGACTCCGCGGGGAAACAGGGACGTTTGACGCTATGGCACCTGAGGCAGAGCTTTTCCCGTTTCTTGATGTTTTTTATTCCCAGGATCGGATACATGCCGTTTTTCAGGGCCGTTTCATAGGCCGATTGCCTGTCAACGGTGTCCACGTGATTGGCGAATTCATGGTAGCCGCTGCCCGGTCCATGACAGGCTTCGCACCCGACGCCTTCTTCCCTGGTTATCCGGTGGCGGCCTCCGCCGGTAGTATGGCATTTCAGGCATGCCCGGTCTTCATGGGGCTTGTCGATCGATAGCTTCTTCCCCAGCGCAATGGCGGATTCGGACCTCAGCGTGGCGAAGGCCTTCGCGTGGGGTGTCCGCAGCCACTTGCTGTGCTGGTCCCCTATGGCTTCGGCCCCGTGGCACGCGGCGCAGGCCTCATTGCCGACATAGGAGCGCTTTTCCTTTTTTGAGGATAGCGGGGGAGATGCGGCCATGATCAATAAGACCGCGCACAGGAAAAATGAAATTGCTGCGTACCGATTATTCATGGAGGCCAATACCCGTTTATTAATGAAAGAAATATTTCATAATGTGAACCCGTGGTCAAGAAATAATATCCATGACAAGGAAAAAAGGTCATCTGGCAGCAGTCGTAAATTAGGGGCATGGGCCATCCCGCTCGCCGCCTCGTGCCTCGACAGTTCGACAGGCTTGTCCTGAGCGAAGTCGAAGGGCTCACTGCACCGCTCCGCTCGGCAAACGAGGCTTTTTCGGTGCTTCATGTTACCAGCGTCCTTTACGTAATGCGGCAATGACCGTAAAATATTATTGACATTATCCATGGAAATGAATACACATTAATAAGAAGTGGAGGAATCGCGTGACTTCAAAGGAATCGCACAAAGAGATGAAGAGGGTCGGCGAGTTTCTTGTAGAAAACAAGATCATCACCATTGCTCAACTCAAAGAAGCCCTGGAATTGCAAAAAGACAATAAAGAGCGGCTCATCGGGGAGATCCTGGTGACCCTTGGATATCTTACGAAGGAAGACCTGGTCATGGCCCTGGAAATGTACATTGTGGATTCGGACGTGAATCCCTCCCATGTGGATGAATGGCTGGACCAGGATGAAGTCGACATGATCATAGAACGCATGAAGGAGAAGTAGCCTATACAAATTAATAAAGTTCTTGACAAAGGGCTTATATTATTCAGAAAATGCCCGCATGATTGAATTTGAAGATAAAATATGCTTCGGTTGCGGCCCCGATAACGAGAAGGGCCTGAGGCTGCAGCTGGAATTTGATGATGACACAAAGACCGCTTTTGGACAATACACGGCTCACGAGCTTCTTGAAGGACCGCCTAACATAATACATGCCGGCGTCATAGCCGCCATCCTTGATGAGACGATGATAACCGTAAACAAGTACCTGGAGACGATAGCACTGACGAGCGAACTGACCGTGCGATATCTGCAGCCCGCCTTTGTCGGAGAGAATCTGTATATCCGGGGCTGGTATGTGAAAAAGAGCAAGCGCGTCATAGAGAACAGGGCCGAGATCGAAAATGAAATGGGAAAGATCGTGGCCAGGGCGAAAGGCAAATATATAGAGTACGACGAGATACCCCAGCCGGATTAATTTTTCCCCGAAATACATAAAAGCCGAAGTGGTGAAACTGGTAGACGCAGCGGACTCAAAATCCGCCGGAGGCAACTCCATGAGGGTTCGATTCCCTCCTTCGGCACAATTCCGTTGCCGCGAATAAAAAAGAACAGAGCCGTAAAAGAGGAGTGTGTGGGAATTTAGTTTGTGGTGTTTTGTTGGGGCAGCTCTGTTCCTTTTTATTCGCGGCAATTTCGGTTGTGCTTTGTATGCGGTTCATAAGGGCAGATCCGTTTGTATTAATAGCCGCTTATCGTATCATGGCGGTACGCTCCCCATTCGATTCCCGGGATATAATCTGTCACGACAGTACCGTTGAAGGTCCTGAGTATGGAATCGGCCGCACTGAGGGGATCGTTCCCCATGCGGGGGATGATTTTCCTTTTTGAAATTCGTTCTTGTTGTAAATCAGCATAAATCCTTTGCTGCTTATCTGAATGAGGGTTTCGATTACCCGTGTTAATATTGGCTTGTACGGCGGTATTAGATTTGTATGCATATGGGTTCATGGCATGGCTTCCCCTGTATGGTTATAGTGAACAGAGAGAAAATCCGCAATACCGGCAGAAGAAACAACCGGAGTCGGGGATCAGAATTGAGCCGCAGTCGGGGCAGAATTTTATTTTTAAGAACATTCATGAAGACCTCCATTTATCACTACATGTGTATACTATAATTATGTATAGTGGTTTTTTCAACTATTTTTTCCGGGAAATTTTAAAAAAATTAAAAAAGATGTATTGATGGGAAGAGACGCATTATTTAAAAGGTCAATGACGTAACTAAATAATAAAAAAGTCTCCATAGATTGAATGTTGGAGAAGATAGTAGTATATTAGATTAGTTTATTTAGCAATGAAAATAAGACTGTAAATCAGGGTCACCATTATACAAGTTTTACGAGGACAGAATATGACAAAACCCGCATTTGATCCGGAAAAAAGCATAGAAGAGATTCTTAACCTTGAATCGGAGGAGGCTCAGCCCAATGCCGAGACCGTGGGCGAAAAGGCCGGGGTATCCGGAAAGAAAACATCCGATTTCAATTTCAATATCAAGCCCGAGGAGCTGGAGAGCTTCCTGAACCAGTATGTAGTCGGACAGGAGGAAACCATCGAGGTCATAGCGACCAAGGTGTGCACCCACTTCAACCGCATGAACCTCGAGAACAAGATCCCCCAGAAGGAGCGCCTCGTGGGCAACATCAAGAGCAATATGCTCCTCATAGGGCCCACCGGCGTCGGCAAAACGTACATTGTGAAGCTCATCGCGAAAAAGATCGGCGTTCCCTTCGTCAAGGCCGACGCGACCAAGTTCAGCGAGACCGGTTATGTCGGCGGCGACGTGGAAGACCTGGTGCGGGAGCTGGTGCATGAGGCTGACGGCGATATCAGGAGGGCCGAGTACGGCATCATCTATCTGGATGAGATAGACAAGATCGCGTCAACGGGACACATGTACGGCCCCGACGTGTCGCGCAGCGGCGTCCAGCGCAATTTGCTGAAGCTCATGGAAGAGGCGGAGGTGGACCTGAAAACGCCCCATGACCTGGCGTCGCAGGTCGAGGCCGCCATGGAGGCGCAGCGGACCGGCAAGGTGTCGCGGCAGAAGATCAACACGAGGAACATCCTCTTCATCGTGTCAGGGGCCTTCAGCGGCCTCGAAGAGATGATCAACAAGCGGCTCAACAAGCAGTCCATCGGCTTCGAAAAAACGAAGATCGGCGGCGAGGACCGCCAGGACATCCTCAAAAAGGTGAAGACCGAGGACCTGATCGAGTTCGGCTTCGAATCGGAGTTCGTCGGCCGGCTCCCGGTATACGTGGTGCTCAACAGCCTGGACGAGGATGGGCTCTACAAGATTTTAAAAAACAAGTACAGCACCGTCGTTCTGGGAAAGAAGATGGACTTCCGGTCCTACGGGATCGAGCTCGGCTTTTCCGACGAGGCCCTCCGACTCCTCGCGGCCAAGGCCCACAGCGAAAAGACCGGCGCCAGGGGCCTTCTGAGCGTTTTCGAAAAAGTGCTGATCAAGTTCGAGAAAAGCCTTCCCTCGACAAATATTAAGAAGCTCATGGTGGACAGGAGGGTCGTCGAAACCCCGGGAGAAGTCCTTAAAGATCTGCTGATTGAGGACGGCATACAGAGCTTCCAGAAGGACTTCCTTGTGGAGCATGGTATTTACCTCGATTTTGAAAAGGAGGCCATTGAAAAGATCCAGGAGATGGCCGGAGAACGGCTCAAGAGCATCAAGCAGCTCTGCAATGAGCTGTTCCATGATTATTATCATGGCCTTCGACTGGTGAAGCTCGAGCATTTTACCATTCCCCGGGAAGCGGTTGACAGGCCGGATGAGTATCTCAATGCCTTTATTAAGGAAAACTATCACAAATAAAGTTCGACGGCGATCTCGCAGGGCATAAAAAAACCCGCCTCCGTCGCCGGAGGCGGGTTTTTTTTCATGGGATGATGCGGTTTACGCCGGTGATATCGCGTCAACCGGGCATACGGCAGCGCAGGCGCCGCAGTCGGTGCAGGCGTCGGCGTCGATCACTCTTTTGTCGCCCTTTTCGCTTATCGCTTCAACCGGGCATTCCGATTCACAGGCGCCGCAGTTCGTGCATTCATCGCTGATAACATGAGCCATTTGACAGCCTCCTTTTTTTTCATGTGGGGAGAACCTTGGAACAAACCGTCGGGGATGTCAACTTTAATAGTCCGTACGGTAAAAATTTTTTTTAAGCAGCGGAGTTATGTCATTCAGGAGTTGCCGGGGAGGTGCCGAATAATAGACTGTCGAGGTTACATCAGTGCTTGTATCGAAAAAATTTTCCCTTATCGGTTTGGCCATCTTCTTCAATGCCCTGTGGGCCATGGCGATAATTGATAACGCCCATGGCCGGAGTAAAACCGAATCCGATTCTCGTCCGCCGGCAAAACACTTTGCAGAAATAAAGCTTCCCCGGGGATATCGTCCTTCTCCGGCCCATGTTCTTCAATTAATAGGGACGCATATCAATGTTGACCTGTACGCCGCGACGTTCGCCCAGGGAATGGCGGTATACGCCGAGCTGTACTGGAACCAGGCAATGCCGGAAAAAAAGATGGCAGTGGAAAGGCTTGATTTTGACGGCAGGGATATCCTTCTCTCGAAGCGGGAATGGGGCTACCGGGCGCTTTTCGGCATACATGCGGAAACGGCTCCCGGCATGAGGAGCCTGCGGGTCGCCTATTCCATCGACGGCCATCAGGTGACGGACACGTTCACCGTTCGGGTTTCACGGAGCGAATACCGGTTTCCTCGCGGCGCCCTTGACCTGGGAAAGTACTCTGATGTCGATTATCGACCCACACCGGAAGAGCTCGCGTTCATCAACAGATGCGCGGCAAAGAAAAACATGGTCTTCAAAAGGATCGGACCGGATTTACTCGGGGAATCATTCTCTCATCCGCGGGACAGGCATCATATAACATCCTCTTTCTGGGCAAAGAGGCTTATCATGCAGTACCGGAAAAAGAACGGTAAAAAGATACGGTTGAAAAACAAGTTGAATGTTCACAGGGGTGTCGACTTGAGAGGAAAAACCGGAGAGCCGGTTTTTTCAATAGGGGGCGGTACGGTGGTCATAGCGGAACCGATGTATTATGAGGGGAATTTCATAGTCATCGACCATGGCAACAGAATATTTACCTATTATATGCATCTTCATTCATTTTCAGTGAAAGAAGGAGATATAGTGAAAGCAGGGCAGACGGTGGGAACCGTTGGATCCACCGGGCTATCCACCGCCGCTCACCTTCATGTTTCGCTGGTTTTACAGGATATTAATGTGGATCCTCTCAGTATTATAATGCTACCTGTGAGAAGATAAATTGAGGATATATTATTGAAAAAATTTAAATTGCATGATATATTGTATTTGTTGCATAGCATACATGGTATCGATAGACGTTCCTGACGCTTTCTGCGGAGGGGGCAGAATCAATAAATTAACTAGATTTATGACAAGTCTAATAATTTTTTTCACTTTATATGATTACCAAGGTAATCTGTTACAGGGCGGGGACATCAAGAAGTTGAAAACTGAGACATAATCTTATGTTTTATAAAAAAATTTGAATGATTGGCTTATGATTTTACTTATAATTATTGACAATAATTTATATTAATAATTAATTTATAAATCCAGTTCTGTAATTTATTTTTTTTGATTTTTGTCGCACTTGCGGGTAAGAGCAGTGAATATGCTCATCTTTATAACATATCAACTCGCTGTTGCCACTATGCCTGTATAAGGGAACCTCGAAAAACTAGAATTTTTCAATGTTGGTATATTGAAATTTTTTTAATTTTTAGAAGTGCCCATAATACTATCATTATCTTTTATTGTTGTTTTGTGCAATGGATACTATTTCAATTATTACACCGTCTTTTAACCAGGGCTGTTTTCTTGATGACGCGATATCGTCAGTCTTAAGTCAATCCGGTGAGTTTTACATCGATTATATTATCATTGACGGCGGTTCCACCGATACGTCGGTT
Proteins encoded in this region:
- a CDS encoding PaaI family thioesterase; this translates as MIEFEDKICFGCGPDNEKGLRLQLEFDDDTKTAFGQYTAHELLEGPPNIIHAGVIAAILDETMITVNKYLETIALTSELTVRYLQPAFVGENLYIRGWYVKKSKRVIENRAEIENEMGKIVARAKGKYIEYDEIPQPD
- a CDS encoding AAA family ATPase, producing the protein MTKPAFDPEKSIEEILNLESEEAQPNAETVGEKAGVSGKKTSDFNFNIKPEELESFLNQYVVGQEETIEVIATKVCTHFNRMNLENKIPQKERLVGNIKSNMLLIGPTGVGKTYIVKLIAKKIGVPFVKADATKFSETGYVGGDVEDLVRELVHEADGDIRRAEYGIIYLDEIDKIASTGHMYGPDVSRSGVQRNLLKLMEEAEVDLKTPHDLASQVEAAMEAQRTGKVSRQKINTRNILFIVSGAFSGLEEMINKRLNKQSIGFEKTKIGGEDRQDILKKVKTEDLIEFGFESEFVGRLPVYVVLNSLDEDGLYKILKNKYSTVVLGKKMDFRSYGIELGFSDEALRLLAAKAHSEKTGARGLLSVFEKVLIKFEKSLPSTNIKKLMVDRRVVETPGEVLKDLLIEDGIQSFQKDFLVEHGIYLDFEKEAIEKIQEMAGERLKSIKQLCNELFHDYYHGLRLVKLEHFTIPREAVDRPDEYLNAFIKENYHK
- a CDS encoding 4Fe-4S binding protein, producing MAHVISDECTNCGACESECPVEAISEKGDKRVIDADACTDCGACAAVCPVDAISPA
- a CDS encoding M23 family metallopeptidase, which codes for MLVSKKFSLIGLAIFFNALWAMAIIDNAHGRSKTESDSRPPAKHFAEIKLPRGYRPSPAHVLQLIGTHINVDLYAATFAQGMAVYAELYWNQAMPEKKMAVERLDFDGRDILLSKREWGYRALFGIHAETAPGMRSLRVAYSIDGHQVTDTFTVRVSRSEYRFPRGALDLGKYSDVDYRPTPEELAFINRCAAKKNMVFKRIGPDLLGESFSHPRDRHHITSSFWAKRLIMQYRKKNGKKIRLKNKLNVHRGVDLRGKTGEPVFSIGGGTVVIAEPMYYEGNFIVIDHGNRIFTYYMHLHSFSVKEGDIVKAGQTVGTVGSTGLSTAAHLHVSLVLQDINVDPLSIIMLPVRR